In Limibacter armeniacum, a single window of DNA contains:
- a CDS encoding prephenate dehydrogenase/arogenate dehydrogenase family protein, which translates to MGLAYISLFEQVDIPEIQNYNFKVEILALQGQKVGVIGGSQGLGSWLVGHLKEKKIEVKFTSADEYSELPSNKELLEFADVVFLCVPISAMETVMEEVYPYLQGKTLIEICSVKKFVIEKYESLKQQYPDIETAFCSIHPMFGPRIHSLTGQVILFNHSDRIAEGIVEELKEFFLEDHAQVYNLPYLRHDKLMGVVQGLNHFNVFVSAKTLARFESEFEDIKQVASPPYRIFIIFFTRYVLQNPRLYAEIQMNNEFVFEVVRIFRDEMNRLFDLIQTRDKEGFIKYIEDMQPYFASNKSDMEVSTHLIEQLGEYLEKKN; encoded by the coding sequence ATGGGTCTAGCCTATATCTCTCTTTTTGAGCAAGTGGATATTCCAGAGATACAAAATTATAATTTTAAAGTAGAAATCTTGGCACTTCAAGGACAAAAAGTAGGTGTAATCGGTGGCAGTCAAGGGTTGGGGAGTTGGTTAGTAGGTCACTTAAAGGAAAAGAAGATCGAAGTAAAGTTCACTTCAGCAGACGAATATTCCGAGTTGCCTTCTAATAAGGAGCTGTTGGAATTTGCAGATGTAGTTTTCTTATGTGTTCCCATTTCCGCAATGGAAACGGTAATGGAAGAAGTCTACCCATACCTTCAAGGGAAGACACTCATAGAAATTTGCTCTGTCAAGAAGTTTGTGATCGAAAAATACGAATCGCTCAAACAACAGTATCCTGATATTGAGACTGCATTCTGTTCTATACACCCAATGTTTGGGCCAAGAATCCATTCCCTGACCGGACAGGTAATTTTGTTTAACCATTCTGACAGAATTGCCGAAGGAATTGTTGAAGAGCTAAAGGAATTTTTCCTTGAAGACCATGCTCAGGTTTATAACCTACCATATTTGCGCCATGACAAATTGATGGGAGTTGTTCAGGGATTGAATCACTTCAATGTATTTGTCAGTGCGAAAACCCTTGCTCGCTTTGAAAGTGAATTCGAAGACATTAAACAGGTAGCATCTCCACCTTACAGGATATTTATTATTTTCTTTACTCGGTATGTTTTGCAGAACCCAAGGCTTTATGCTGAAATTCAGATGAACAATGAATTTGTATTTGAAGTTGTAAGGATATTCAGAGATGAAATGAATAGGTTGTTTGATTTGATTCAGACACGGGATAAAGAAGGGTTTATCAAGTATATAGAGGATATGCAGCCTTACTTTGCATCCAATAAAAGTGATATGGAAGTGTCTACACACCTGATTGAACAGCTGGGAGAATATTTGGAGAAAAAGAACTGA
- a CDS encoding tetratricopeptide repeat protein — translation MNSEYQKALELCQQEKYQEAIGYFDKAIKRSPRHFEAYYNRSAAKYRLMDFEGALSDIGLALKIAPQSADAWSHKGVVTHMSGKSHESLTDFDRAQELEPNNPYRYSSRAFIKAHIKDVAGAMEDYKKALELDPEDAISLNNLGMLEEQAGRVEAAQKRFKKADDLVRKDDEQLERPDLDEMLKEWRKEKEVTASKSATANIQQTKTVQVETAPPKAKDYVHVVKEVLTNKEMFREFVKFILNGFKLK, via the coding sequence ATGAACAGTGAATACCAAAAGGCACTGGAGTTGTGTCAGCAGGAGAAATATCAAGAAGCAATCGGTTACTTTGACAAGGCAATCAAGCGTTCTCCACGTCACTTTGAAGCCTACTATAACCGTTCGGCAGCTAAGTATAGGTTGATGGATTTTGAAGGTGCCTTGTCAGATATAGGCTTGGCATTAAAGATTGCACCTCAAAGTGCTGATGCATGGAGTCATAAAGGAGTAGTGACACATATGTCAGGTAAAAGCCATGAATCATTGACTGATTTTGATAGGGCACAGGAATTGGAACCCAATAATCCATACAGATATTCTAGTAGAGCCTTTATTAAGGCGCATATCAAGGATGTGGCTGGTGCGATGGAAGATTACAAGAAAGCATTGGAGTTAGATCCAGAGGATGCTATTTCGCTGAACAATTTAGGCATGCTGGAAGAGCAAGCAGGAAGAGTGGAAGCTGCTCAGAAACGTTTTAAGAAAGCTGATGACCTTGTGCGAAAGGATGATGAGCAACTTGAACGACCGGATTTGGATGAGATGCTGAAAGAGTGGAGAAAAGAAAAAGAGGTCACTGCATCAAAATCAGCTACAGCAAACATTCAGCAAACTAAGACAGTACAAGTTGAGACAGCACCACCAAAAGCAAAGGATTATGTGCATGTGGTTAAAGAGGTTTTGACGAATAAGGAGATGTTCAGAGAGTTTGTGAAATTTATCCTGAATGGGTTCAAACTTAAGTAG
- a CDS encoding flavodoxin family protein has product MNNSKTKAIIILGSARSDGNTSKITSYISEKFNIEIIDLLEANIGFFDYNFHNQHDDFLSIAEKMLDHQLIIFATPVYWYSMSGVMKNFFDRFTDLLLLKKDLGKKFHGKDMFIVSCGSSETPIEGFFMPFEKTSEYLKMNYKGGVHTWFDKQHETIPLKAKRQLEKLIRLLEEKVPEIL; this is encoded by the coding sequence ATGAACAACTCAAAAACTAAAGCCATCATCATACTTGGAAGTGCTAGGTCAGATGGTAACACCAGTAAAATTACTTCCTATATCTCGGAGAAGTTCAATATTGAAATTATAGACTTACTGGAAGCTAATATTGGATTCTTTGACTACAACTTCCATAATCAACACGATGATTTTCTCAGTATTGCTGAAAAGATGCTTGACCATCAACTGATTATTTTTGCAACTCCTGTATACTGGTATTCCATGAGTGGAGTGATGAAAAACTTCTTTGACCGTTTTACAGACCTATTGTTACTCAAAAAAGATTTAGGTAAGAAATTTCATGGAAAAGATATGTTTATTGTCAGCTGTGGTTCTTCAGAAACCCCTATTGAAGGCTTCTTTATGCCATTTGAAAAAACTTCCGAATACCTTAAAATGAACTATAAAGGAGGAGTTCATACGTGGTTCGACAAGCAACATGAAACAATTCCTCTAAAAGCAAAAAGACAATTAGAAAAACTAATTAGACTATTAGAAGAAAAAGTTCCCGAAATATTATAA
- the hutG gene encoding formimidoylglutamase: protein MKNNNYQSTDRKFWDGRIDGTSREDARWHQVIETVNLLEADLPVLKEDEKGIVIIGFMSEEGVRRNKGRLGAIDGPYDLRKSCMNLPVHFPENVKLLDGGNIVCIGEGLEEAQATLGKAVAKVLLAGYKPLVFGGGHEVAYGHYLGLKQYIKEVHPGKKLGIINFDAHFDLRELENGRGSSGTPFLQIARDMQKEGEDFRYLVLGIQKNSNTKKLFNVAEELGVEYVAGRKFNAADRTLIFQKISDFINSVDFVYNTNCLDVFSAAYAPGVSAPAYNGITPDALFVKSFKKIHKSEKVISTDIAELNPKYDTDHRTAKLAASMVFDIVNSL, encoded by the coding sequence ATGAAAAATAATAACTACCAATCTACAGACCGCAAATTTTGGGACGGAAGAATTGACGGTACAAGTCGTGAGGATGCAAGATGGCATCAGGTAATTGAGACAGTTAATTTGCTTGAGGCTGACTTGCCAGTTTTGAAGGAAGATGAAAAAGGGATTGTTATCATTGGCTTTATGTCTGAGGAAGGTGTCCGCAGAAACAAAGGCAGGCTTGGGGCGATTGATGGCCCTTATGACCTAAGAAAATCTTGTATGAATCTGCCCGTTCATTTTCCTGAAAATGTAAAGCTGCTGGATGGTGGAAATATTGTTTGTATTGGAGAAGGGTTAGAAGAAGCTCAGGCAACACTTGGTAAAGCTGTAGCAAAAGTATTGTTGGCAGGGTATAAACCACTTGTATTTGGTGGAGGTCATGAGGTGGCATATGGACATTACCTTGGACTGAAGCAGTATATTAAGGAGGTACATCCAGGTAAGAAGCTGGGCATCATTAATTTTGATGCACATTTTGACCTAAGAGAGTTAGAAAATGGAAGAGGTTCTTCAGGAACGCCGTTTCTTCAGATTGCCCGTGATATGCAGAAAGAAGGAGAAGACTTCAGGTATTTGGTGTTAGGCATTCAGAAAAACAGTAATACAAAGAAGCTGTTCAATGTTGCTGAAGAGTTGGGTGTGGAGTACGTGGCTGGAAGGAAATTCAATGCAGCAGACCGTACACTTATCTTCCAGAAAATAAGTGATTTTATTAATAGTGTTGACTTTGTCTATAATACAAACTGTCTGGATGTATTTTCTGCAGCATATGCACCTGGTGTAAGTGCTCCAGCCTATAATGGCATAACACCGGATGCTTTGTTTGTAAAGTCGTTCAAGAAAATTCACAAATCAGAGAAAGTAATCTCAACTGATATAGCAGAACTGAACCCAAAATATGATACAGACCATAGAACGGCTAAATTGGCAGCTTCAATGGTGTTTGATATTGTAAACAGTCTGTAA
- a CDS encoding MFS transporter, with the protein MELNNKKVLNAWCSYDWANSVYSLVITSTIFPIYYNVSTREAFNGDRVEFFGFSIENTVLFSYSIAFSFLLIASLSPLLSGMADTGGVKKRMLQIFVLIGSLSCLGLFFFHGANIEYGIILSVLASIGYAGSLVFYNAYLPEIATEDRYDVLSAKGFSMGYIGSVIHLIVCFAFIEFPDIIGIDKDLAVRLSFLTVGVWWLGFAQIALYYLPSDSKDKKRRNYKLISRGYEELRKVFSSLKYHKPIKRFLVSFFFYNMGVQTVMLLAANFGEKELHLSSVKLIVTVLLLQIVAIAGAYFFAWLSKKIGNKSAIAIMIFSWVLICIGAFYTYTEMQFYTLAVAVGLVMGGIQSLSRSTYSKLIPDGTIDTTSYFSFYDVADKLSVVIGTFSFGLMEYLYGSMRYSALSLGVFFIIGLIAIFRFKMPLSNKSAVDQKLEITKS; encoded by the coding sequence ATGGAACTGAACAACAAAAAAGTACTCAATGCCTGGTGTTCTTATGACTGGGCAAATTCCGTTTACTCTTTGGTAATTACCTCTACTATCTTTCCCATTTATTACAATGTTTCCACAAGGGAAGCTTTCAATGGTGACAGGGTTGAATTCTTTGGTTTTTCTATTGAGAACACGGTTTTATTCTCTTATTCAATCGCTTTTTCATTTTTACTTATAGCGAGTTTGTCTCCTCTGCTTTCAGGAATGGCTGATACAGGAGGGGTGAAAAAGAGAATGCTTCAGATTTTTGTGTTGATAGGTTCCTTGTCGTGTTTGGGCTTATTCTTTTTTCATGGGGCCAATATTGAGTATGGAATAATATTAAGTGTATTGGCGAGTATAGGGTATGCAGGGTCATTGGTGTTTTACAATGCTTATTTACCTGAGATAGCAACTGAAGATAGATACGATGTACTGTCTGCCAAGGGCTTTTCAATGGGTTATATAGGAAGTGTGATCCACCTGATTGTTTGCTTTGCCTTTATTGAGTTTCCTGATATTATAGGCATCGACAAGGATTTGGCAGTCAGACTCTCATTTCTGACTGTAGGTGTCTGGTGGTTAGGATTTGCACAGATCGCTTTATACTACTTACCAAGTGACTCCAAAGACAAAAAGAGAAGGAACTATAAACTGATCAGTAGAGGGTATGAAGAATTGAGAAAGGTTTTCAGTAGCCTTAAGTACCATAAACCGATCAAGCGTTTTCTGGTTTCTTTCTTCTTTTACAATATGGGGGTACAGACCGTTATGCTATTAGCGGCTAATTTTGGAGAGAAAGAGCTTCATCTGAGTAGTGTGAAACTGATTGTAACAGTGCTTTTGCTTCAGATTGTTGCAATTGCAGGAGCTTACTTCTTTGCTTGGCTATCTAAGAAAATAGGTAATAAAAGCGCTATTGCTATCATGATATTCTCTTGGGTACTGATCTGTATTGGAGCCTTTTATACTTACACTGAAATGCAGTTCTATACTTTAGCTGTAGCGGTTGGACTAGTAATGGGAGGTATTCAGTCACTTTCTAGATCAACCTACTCCAAGCTGATTCCTGATGGTACGATCGATACCACCTCTTATTTTAGTTTCTATGATGTGGCAGATAAGCTATCAGTGGTAATTGGTACTTTCAGCTTTGGATTGATGGAGTACTTGTATGGAAGTATGCGCTACTCTGCACTATCATTGGGCGTATTTTTCATTATAGGATTGATCGCCATATTCCGCTTCAAAATGCCCTTATCAAATAAGTCAGCAGTAGACCAGAAATTGGAAATAACTAAATCATAA
- the ung gene encoding uracil-DNA glycosylase, with protein sequence MDVKIEDSWKGKLQTEFDKPYFQQLTNFVKGAYTNNTIYPPGKLIFNAFDRCTFDNVKVVILGQDPYHGPGQANGLCFSVNDGVQYPPSLQNIFKEIAQDLGKPIPDTGNLERWADQGVLLLNATLTVEAHKAGSHQKKGWEEFTDAVIKKVSDEKEGVVFILWGSYAQKKGAIIDTKKHLVLKSPHPSPLSAHRGFFGNGHFSKANEYLQQQGKEPIEW encoded by the coding sequence ATGGACGTCAAAATAGAAGACTCTTGGAAAGGAAAACTCCAAACTGAATTTGACAAACCTTATTTTCAGCAGCTTACAAACTTTGTAAAGGGAGCGTATACGAATAATACGATTTACCCTCCCGGTAAACTTATTTTTAATGCGTTTGACCGCTGTACCTTTGACAATGTCAAGGTAGTGATACTGGGGCAAGACCCTTATCATGGACCAGGTCAGGCCAATGGGTTGTGCTTCTCTGTCAATGATGGGGTGCAGTATCCACCATCGCTTCAAAATATCTTTAAAGAGATCGCACAGGACTTGGGTAAGCCAATTCCTGATACAGGTAACCTCGAACGTTGGGCAGATCAAGGTGTATTACTTCTGAATGCTACCTTGACTGTGGAAGCTCATAAGGCAGGCTCTCATCAAAAAAAGGGATGGGAGGAGTTTACAGATGCTGTGATCAAGAAGGTGTCTGATGAGAAGGAAGGGGTGGTTTTTATTCTTTGGGGTTCTTATGCCCAAAAGAAAGGTGCCATAATTGATACAAAGAAGCATTTGGTTTTGAAATCGCCACACCCATCACCACTTTCCGCACATAGAGGATTCTTCGGTAACGGACATTTTTCTAAGGCCAATGAATACCTGCAACAGCAGGGTAAGGAACCAATTGAGTGGTAA
- a CDS encoding MFS transporter — MEITKVQKPTLSFWQIWNLSFGFLGVQFGFALQNGNVSRILQALGADVHHLGFFWLAAPVAGIIIQPIVGAASDTTWTKLGRRIPFILAGAICATIAMFLMPNSEIFTAIMPAMFFGALMLLIMDASFNITMQPFRALVGDMVPASQRNLGYSVQSFLINTGAVVGSLLPFILTQFGVANEPAAGEKIPDSVIWSFYIGGSALILSVIWTSFRTKEYPPEEYFKYNPVEKTEEQKQEKESFFKTLAGTPKTMMQLAVVQFFSWVALYIMWVYTTPAIAQHIWGTEPGDATSAAFNEAGNWTGVIFGAYSFFAAIFSLVMPKLAEMTSRKFVYSLSLALGGLGLISMMIFTDKNMLFLSMAGVGVAWAAILAMPYAILSGVLPSDKMGLYMGIFNFTIAGPQIIAGLFGGSLIALFDNQAILLLAFAGVCMILGSVAVTFVKEDKTTA; from the coding sequence ATGGAAATAACTAAAGTACAAAAGCCAACACTTAGCTTCTGGCAGATCTGGAACCTGAGTTTCGGCTTTTTGGGAGTGCAGTTCGGGTTTGCGCTTCAGAACGGTAATGTAAGCCGTATTCTGCAAGCATTAGGAGCAGACGTACATCATCTAGGTTTCTTTTGGTTGGCAGCTCCAGTTGCCGGAATCATCATTCAGCCTATCGTAGGGGCAGCCAGTGATACCACTTGGACTAAATTGGGTCGAAGAATTCCATTCATCTTGGCAGGAGCTATCTGTGCTACTATAGCAATGTTCCTGATGCCCAACTCCGAGATTTTTACAGCCATAATGCCCGCCATGTTCTTTGGCGCACTGATGCTGTTGATTATGGATGCATCCTTTAATATTACCATGCAGCCTTTCCGTGCATTGGTAGGGGATATGGTACCGGCATCTCAAAGAAACTTGGGTTATTCTGTACAAAGTTTCCTGATCAATACAGGTGCAGTAGTAGGGTCATTATTACCTTTTATCTTGACGCAGTTTGGTGTAGCCAATGAGCCTGCAGCAGGTGAAAAGATTCCTGACTCAGTAATTTGGTCATTCTACATTGGTGGTTCTGCATTGATTCTGTCAGTTATCTGGACTTCATTTAGAACAAAAGAATATCCACCAGAAGAATACTTTAAATACAATCCGGTAGAGAAAACAGAGGAACAAAAACAAGAAAAAGAGAGCTTCTTCAAAACGTTGGCTGGTACGCCGAAGACCATGATGCAATTGGCGGTGGTACAGTTTTTCTCTTGGGTGGCTTTATATATCATGTGGGTGTATACAACTCCTGCTATTGCACAACATATTTGGGGGACAGAACCAGGAGATGCTACTTCAGCAGCCTTTAATGAAGCAGGTAACTGGACTGGGGTAATTTTCGGTGCATACAGTTTCTTTGCAGCGATTTTCTCTTTAGTAATGCCTAAGTTGGCAGAAATGACTAGCCGTAAGTTTGTATACAGTTTGTCATTGGCTTTGGGAGGTTTAGGACTGATCTCCATGATGATCTTTACAGATAAGAATATGCTCTTCCTCTCGATGGCGGGAGTAGGTGTTGCATGGGCTGCGATTTTGGCTATGCCATATGCAATCCTGTCTGGTGTGTTGCCTTCGGATAAGATGGGTTTATATATGGGTATTTTCAACTTTACCATTGCAGGTCCTCAAATCATTGCAGGGTTATTTGGTGGTTCGCTGATAGCGCTGTTCGATAATCAGGCAATTCTGCTACTGGCATTCGCTGGTGTATGTATGATATTGGGATCTGTGGCTGTCACCTTTGTAAAGGAAGATAAAACAACAGCTTAA
- a CDS encoding GAF domain-containing protein: MLKKTQLGKLSLYKLLIIGGTGLMLANLFAIFSLNTLNPDLTNVIKLANQNTLLTQEMVLYACLYADKENLEAKKAALEAFSEHDLVIKLLKNGGETSDGSGLSEVKDVQMLYLNQVDKKWALFSHHMKNILEEPFFLEQQVFDLNIDYSQKSDSVQMMKMVKVKNPLVQKSIEYIGNHVEDMQHRDAQFAESLEVLRERKVSEEKRVLVCILVLNVLAIIFGSWLIKSKVVNALRKLTGVAIQFAKGEYSDHQPDLGILELNRTIEAVNTLGGKLRGVTAFVEAFNRREFIKERYDYYKYHKDFSGDYLMQLLLKTSEQFISNYENDQYRIWRNEGLGKFTALLRSDISDMHQLGRLVILELVKFLNVTQGAIYFVEEGQYEGDEPYMMRIGSYAFGREKEVQQTFKRGEGLLGEAWLEKEVIHLNEVPENYLEIRSGLGNDKPRSLLIVPLTLNGYVMGIIELASFDYEFDKRKIDFMKELATGLASDLLHLEDGTKLKKLYNDAVNLTNELKAQEEEMKQQLDMLEKMNEAARESEENIAMMKLRLDAIVEGSPDGILIINDEQKIEKVNNTLLQQTGYKKNELIENHLAKLLKLETDFSFEQTSMIFSQMIRLDYSQDPVIVYINAYVEKGDKKAILYIRSSQELADKTHELGICQEEKKALQVRLEEALGMYRRNENEEED, from the coding sequence ATGCTAAAGAAAACCCAATTAGGAAAACTCTCACTTTATAAATTATTGATAATAGGTGGGACAGGATTAATGTTGGCGAACCTGTTTGCCATTTTTAGCTTGAATACCTTAAACCCTGATTTGACCAATGTAATCAAGTTGGCCAACCAGAATACATTACTTACTCAGGAAATGGTTCTGTATGCATGCTTGTATGCAGACAAGGAAAACCTAGAGGCAAAGAAGGCTGCTTTGGAGGCTTTTAGTGAGCATGATTTAGTAATAAAGCTGTTGAAAAATGGAGGGGAGACTTCAGATGGAAGTGGTTTGAGTGAAGTAAAAGATGTGCAGATGCTTTACTTGAATCAGGTGGATAAAAAATGGGCATTATTTAGTCATCATATGAAAAATATATTGGAAGAGCCCTTTTTTCTGGAGCAACAAGTATTTGACTTGAATATTGACTATTCCCAAAAGTCGGATTCTGTACAGATGATGAAAATGGTAAAAGTAAAGAACCCACTTGTTCAAAAGAGTATTGAGTACATAGGTAATCATGTTGAAGATATGCAGCATCGTGATGCCCAATTTGCCGAATCTTTAGAAGTACTGAGAGAGCGTAAGGTCAGTGAAGAAAAGCGAGTGTTGGTTTGTATTCTGGTGTTGAATGTTTTGGCAATCATATTTGGGTCATGGCTAATAAAGAGTAAAGTGGTCAATGCATTACGTAAGCTGACAGGTGTTGCCATACAGTTTGCTAAAGGGGAATATAGTGATCATCAACCGGATTTAGGTATTCTGGAATTAAACAGGACAATAGAAGCTGTAAACACTTTGGGAGGTAAGTTGAGAGGGGTTACAGCCTTTGTGGAAGCTTTTAACAGACGAGAGTTTATTAAAGAGCGGTATGATTATTATAAATACCATAAGGACTTTTCGGGAGATTACTTGATGCAATTGTTACTCAAGACCAGTGAACAATTTATTTCTAATTATGAAAACGATCAGTACCGAATATGGAGAAATGAGGGGCTTGGTAAATTCACAGCTTTGCTCAGGTCTGATATAAGTGATATGCATCAGTTGGGACGTTTGGTGATTTTGGAATTGGTCAAGTTCCTGAATGTGACCCAAGGTGCCATTTATTTTGTGGAAGAAGGACAGTATGAAGGAGACGAGCCTTATATGATGAGAATAGGAAGTTATGCTTTTGGTAGGGAGAAAGAAGTACAGCAGACTTTCAAGAGAGGTGAGGGCTTGTTGGGAGAGGCATGGCTTGAAAAGGAAGTAATACATTTGAATGAAGTTCCTGAGAACTATCTTGAAATCCGTTCTGGACTAGGAAATGATAAACCCAGAAGTCTATTGATTGTACCTTTGACCTTGAATGGATATGTAATGGGTATTATAGAGTTGGCTTCGTTTGATTATGAATTTGATAAAAGAAAGATAGATTTTATGAAGGAACTGGCAACTGGCTTAGCTTCTGACTTGTTGCATTTGGAAGATGGGACAAAGCTGAAAAAGCTTTATAACGATGCTGTTAACCTGACCAATGAGCTGAAAGCACAAGAAGAAGAAATGAAGCAGCAGTTGGACATGCTTGAAAAGATGAATGAGGCAGCAAGGGAGTCTGAAGAAAATATTGCCATGATGAAGCTTAGGCTGGATGCGATTGTTGAAGGTTCACCTGATGGAATACTCATTATAAATGATGAGCAGAAAATCGAGAAAGTAAATAATACCTTGCTTCAGCAAACGGGTTACAAGAAAAATGAATTGATCGAAAATCATTTGGCTAAACTCCTGAAATTGGAGACAGACTTTTCCTTTGAACAAACCTCAATGATATTTTCACAGATGATCAGGCTTGATTATTCTCAGGATCCCGTAATAGTATATATCAATGCTTATGTGGAGAAAGGGGATAAGAAAGCAATCCTTTACATAAGAAGTTCTCAAGAACTGGCAGATAAAACCCATGAATTGGGAATCTGTCAAGAAGAGAAAAAAGCATTGCAGGTAAGGCTAGAAGAGGCACTGGGAATGTATAGAAGGAATGAGAATGAAGAAGAGGACTAA
- a CDS encoding sensor histidine kinase yields the protein MHRYILTTLLICFFYSNLCAQGSRIIEEDAEMFQPYVTLDDSSKLNNLNSLKTLSEYYALKGDYKNAYKYRVLFENAFSKLSMTDVNNLLLSQKQALKQQLKHAELQISHKNEQIKKEATKKQYAVKAVEILLALGIISIISFLLYGYSKKSKHNRVLRELNRNILESEQKIAAQAAALQKVNEHISDSNLQLEKTVKSKTEALAMTNQELDRFLYKASHDLQGPVATLTGLCQVASMIDHTTESKDIIDRINNIAGNMGEQLQKLRRIHDIQYSQSTAAIVDLSDVYQSVSQRLKERISNSGIQITTNFSEGSQTNSIRLMLEVIMFNLLENALVFKSDKKPQVYIKSFKRGDVLILKVEDNGIGISADLGSQVFEMFFKGSEVSEGHGLGLYMVQKAISRIQGDIHYRSENGYTTFEVVIPDLPKSSFTETVSQEHKLCLQH from the coding sequence ATGCACAGATATATTCTGACTACACTGTTAATATGTTTTTTTTACAGTAACCTGTGTGCGCAAGGAAGTAGGATCATTGAGGAAGATGCTGAGATGTTTCAGCCTTATGTAACCCTTGATGATTCTTCTAAACTGAATAACTTAAACTCACTTAAGACATTAAGTGAGTACTACGCACTAAAAGGGGACTACAAAAATGCCTATAAATATAGGGTTCTGTTTGAAAATGCTTTTTCAAAGCTGAGTATGACAGACGTCAACAATTTGTTGCTGTCTCAAAAACAGGCACTCAAGCAACAACTTAAGCATGCAGAACTTCAGATTTCACATAAGAATGAGCAGATAAAAAAAGAAGCTACCAAAAAGCAATATGCGGTAAAGGCTGTTGAGATTCTGCTTGCATTGGGAATTATCAGCATCATCAGCTTCCTGCTTTATGGATACAGTAAAAAGAGTAAACACAACCGTGTGCTACGTGAACTGAATCGTAATATCCTTGAGAGTGAGCAAAAAATAGCTGCACAGGCTGCGGCACTCCAAAAGGTCAATGAACATATCTCTGATTCCAATCTTCAACTTGAAAAGACTGTAAAGTCAAAAACAGAAGCACTGGCCATGACCAATCAGGAGCTGGATAGGTTCCTGTATAAAGCATCTCACGACCTACAAGGTCCTGTGGCTACTCTTACGGGATTATGTCAGGTAGCCTCCATGATTGACCATACAACTGAAAGCAAGGATATTATTGATCGTATCAACAATATCGCTGGCAATATGGGTGAGCAGCTACAAAAATTGAGACGTATTCATGATATCCAATACTCACAAAGCACAGCCGCTATAGTTGACTTGTCTGATGTTTATCAATCTGTCAGTCAAAGACTGAAGGAGCGTATCTCAAACAGCGGTATCCAGATCACTACCAATTTCTCTGAAGGGTCACAAACCAATTCCATTCGGCTTATGCTTGAAGTAATTATGTTTAACCTTTTGGAAAATGCGTTGGTATTCAAATCTGATAAGAAACCACAAGTCTATATCAAGTCTTTCAAAAGAGGAGATGTCCTGATTCTCAAAGTAGAAGATAACGGTATCGGAATTTCCGCTGACCTTGGAAGTCAAGTTTTTGAGATGTTCTTCAAAGGTTCTGAAGTATCTGAAGGACATGGTCTAGGCTTGTATATGGTGCAAAAAGCGATCTCAAGAATTCAGGGTGACATCCACTACAGGAGTGAAAATGGCTATACCACATTTGAAGTGGTCATTCCAGATTTGCCTAAAAGCTCTTTTACTGAGACGGTTTCCCAAGAGCATAAGCTGTGTTTACAGCACTAA